The sequence AAAATAAATCGTAGATATAGCGTGACTTTTGGTGATGAATTTTAAAAATTGGCCACAGTGATTCGGTTATCCGTTTACCTTCATGTGGCTCTGTTTCGGCTAAAAATTTCAAGAAATAATTAAAATAGGAACACATTTGCAATTAATGAACTACCGTTTGTGTACCTTCACGCATCTTTTGCTCCAATTCCTCAAGCGTTGGTTCGATAAGTTCCCAACCATCTGGCGGTGGTTTACGACTTCTGCGTACTTTCGGCATATTTCTATTAtttaggcaaaacaaaaaaatatgttcattaatttatttacactTTTTTAACTTATTTGACAAGCGCTCACAAATCACACACTCTTATTCCATCATGACAAGCGCTCACGAAACGGGTCATCGAAAGAACAGCTGAGCAAACCGCGCATTAGAGATGCTAGCCTTGtttctttttgtaaattcgaCCGATAAAACTTTTTAGGATATGTAATCTTTAACTTTGGAGAATGTTACCAATTTCGACACATCGCTATGCCGCGAGTAAATAGTCATCATagggtggcaaaatcctgagccagataaataattttgcatgtaaatgcaacaacaacgatttgagccagataaatccagataaaagtctggttcaatttgtgagccagataatttgttaattacttctttttagttaagcaacgctgcctttaataaacataCTTTTTCAAatatagatgtcgctgcttagcctttcgccgtatgagttaaatgaaaaacagcggcgacatctgcctatcacatttcacgagtgcgaaaatttcacgacatctgcttctcaagtccctcaatgatccagagcattcccgtgataattgagcgtgagccggagctgtaaaactcactggaagacggcaaataaCTGCTGcatattaccctgcaaaaattgttggatttcgTATTCCATTTTCAtcatgttggagtactccaaCAAAACTCCTttacaatgcgtttgcggaccaccatcagccaatcatttttaacgaccgtgatcacgacacgatgacgatcgaacagagtggccaaaagtaaaatattgcatacaaataactgataataaaattttactatggcaactctgataaaatacaACTGCGcattggttttatgtatacatactatagtataagGAAATATTAGTtcctttattcacgcaaatgctaaataacataagaatattcgtagcataaaatataaaagttgtattgccccttttcatttactttcattttaaattaaattcactccaataattctttccgacacaattcctctttagtactttggcatatgatcctctgtgggtgctccatggagtactacagtgaaagtactttggaaagtactctcacgtatgtactctatggaatactcacaaacaaagcgagagtgggatcacctactcctctcctagaacatcgcaatgttaattggagcacattttttgtgtgaatacagattagttttggaacactcctatactcccaaaggagtattccttacactatttatggagtactcgcgctTTTTGAAGggtatatgacactactttattttcgtgaattttttcttgtattgtatcttcaattttttgtcgcactccctcctaatacggcttcagtactggtgtatgtgtgtaaactatatttaaaaaatctaacgaaatacaaggaaactacaatctagttcattaaaaacaaacgagccagtttgtatttcgataggagTTTTTGactttcggccgttttttctttatttttttctgacacatgaaaattttgtttttagtttgaaaatttggtcataaaaacCAAAGTGAATCATTAGGGACAGatataattttcgcgtgttatttgcatagtttttattgttaaaagtgctaatgtaaaaataaaatgtaaaacataaacgcAAACATGTCAAAGTCACTAATTTTGTGGAAATAGTGGCcacgctttttcatgatagaaatagTTTTTATGTTTTGAAGTtgcgataaagtttcgtcagttttttagcttggaatccaagcaaaaataaagtagtgtcacaTATGCTTTATATGGACttctaagcgtcaaactttaaatacatctctgaaatTTCTgcacataaaatttgtactactaaatttcaatacgcattaatCAGATgttactgaaatatgtgtctttgtttcaccctctacactaattctatgtattctatgcgtatccactattcatcgcaactgattcagctagatgttatacattatggccaacagaggtttgtgtctccgattttaggtacaccctgttctgtagctagttatttcaaagaggataaatacaataagagccgtcactcgttattttgtggcgagtatctcgctggaaattgaaaaaattgatgccgaatgttttctgagagggacatttttaattgtctcgcatttatccatgccttgtaggccccttgtgcaactgtgattcttggaaagagaattaaataaattaattaaatacagtcgaaaaataaacacaaatacccaacgaaaatgtatagaagacatttataaacatctcgcccaaaaaaaaaagtagcgactacctctcggtatacatcgagtaaatgccaaaaaaataacgagtgacggctcttattgtatttatcctctttggttatttaaccactgctgttgtatgggtctcctaagcattatctaagcgaggatagtcgtttttttacgcgcaaacgtaaacgtatacgcgtgtaaaaaaacacagccCTTATATCAAACAATTCTTAAATTTTGTGCTTTCTATTCGCATAGCATACAATCTGAGAGAGAAAGAGATAGCAAGAAAAAATTGAGACGACCTGACGGTACGGATGCTGTTGTACCCTTCCCCCTTCTTCTCACCCCCTTCGCTTGTGACGCGTCAGACTTGAATTCATGCatagtcaaagaggataaatacaataagagccgtcactcgttattttgtggcgagtatttcgctggaaattgaaaaaatttatgccgAATGTggtctgagagggacatttttaattgtctcgcatttatccatgccgtataGGCCCCTtgcgcaactgtgatttttggaaagagaattaaataagttagttaaatacagttggaaaaataaacacaaaagccccacgaaaatgtatagaagacatttattagcatctcgcccaaaaaaaaagtagcgactacctctcagtatacatcgagtaaatgcctaaaaaataacgagtgacggctcttattgtatttatcctctttggcataGTGCGATGTAAAAGGGATTAatagcaatttaagcaaatgaaATAACCTATCATAACATAGTAACAAAAAGCAGAAAAGCTACCCGGAATCGCTCTGAAACTGAACACCGTTCTGCATTGGTGGTCTTTGGCAGCGCTCAGGCCGGATTATACATAAAACGTTTTGTTGTTCTGTTTCGCCTGACAGATGAGTTCAATGCTTGATCGCATTATGTCTTGCTACACGAAACTTAATGAATGTAAAGCTGAgcaaaaagcaaacattttgaaCCTGATTTCCTCATGGATAATTTTAGACTTAGTTATAACAAGATTATCttcatttttttatataactctTAATCGTTTTAAAGGACCTATATGGAACCctatgtattatttatttattgtttatcattgaatatttttacaaaaattttccgttttataaattttaataaatttttatccgcttgtttttgttgtagttgtagcgataaggacactccccgaaggccttgtggagtgttatcgatgttgatggtccctttcCGGATGCAGATGCAGTACGTTCgcgtaccaagcccgaccacctcgggaacgatttgttatgactacatacgaccttctaggccatcccgcactCCCACCCCCTTGATCAATGAAGAGTTCgggtttagtcgcctcttacgacaggcatatctacggcgggtatattctaatcccctaatACTCTTCTTCTTGATTTATTCTAAATTGAAGAAAACGCGGGGAtttcttggattttttttttgccaactcATAAAGTACTATCACTGATGGTACCATTCTCGGAAACGAATTGATAGAGAAttaatcattgtgaatgataagtaagcgtgatatcttctgcattggcgtcaaaattccaaaatgattggatcacctgatttgtaattgactatcgctattTCATTCTGCattctttctatcacccgctgaagatatgcgccgccatattgaacaccctttCAAAAGGCTAAAAagcagccatattgaacatcctgtcaggcagttgacagataagataatacacttagttatcattcacaattgAATGAATGTTTCATATCTAGGCGTCAGTGATCGACGCTTTCTTCGCTTCGGAGTTATCAATGTATATATTTAAGttaggtgtattttttttcaagcgagctttaagaaaacgcttcaactagctaaacagttacattatgccaaaaccatacagatggtggaggttaGTGATGgttcgatatttcgctattggtgattgcatcgccgctattgacaaatcgctaatagctatagctattgcaatccaaatatatcagtgattggctattttccttcattcgattcttttgaatgacaatcatctctggcagaatatcgccaatagcgattatagcgattacagcgattggcgattttccttcagcatgaaattctaatactaatagcagcgatgcaatcatcgatagtgagatatcgttcatcattgctcatctgtgtgctttactttccgaaacagcgaacggaacaaagcaaacttgtgcaacaactagaacgacgacattgtgaagtcggctagaaaagcagccacgtggtttgggtaatttttacagacaagcgaaagatcgaattcaaaaataatcaacgcaaagatcaaagagaccgcaaggcacaactcattcaagagcaattatcgaagtgcagaggtacatagaagaaactgtaattgcacgaaaagctgatccttttttatggtggcagaaaaacaattacaagtatcccaatctatctcctatagctcgcgaaaagttggggtgtttaggaacatcggttccctgtgaaagacttttttctcaagccggccttattttaagcgagagaagaatgcgcttagatgatgaaaaggctaaaatgcttatctttttaaacgccaatcataaaatataaaattcgttatattttgattttatatttaagtatttataataaaataattaatatttgtcaaaatattaaacaagcaatataagttaattttaaacctttaatttcatgaaatgtataaaagaaatggaatgactgaatttttttgtttataattacactatgtgacgccaaatagaaacgggtctttagacttggcctaagattgattgcctgtgttattcataagttcatacttctaggcagtagcagttaacagttttataaaatttgtgtttttgatggtaaaataaaagaattatagaaacatatatcactcgtcttattgtaaacagattaactcaaaatttaaggtttttgggagaacgcaattcaagatttgtcatatggtttgcatatggttgaattctccggctaatttctagggcactgcagtgggtggctaattttctgctaaagaatatttttatactagtttgaagaatttgctatatttttcctctgtatttttcattaaaaattgattcactttactgtacaaatttatgcagccaaatacaactttcagaataaattcatacggagtatttctgaatacatcggtgtagtataatatagtaaataaatcatgtttttatggtgttacatatacagatttatttcgagttgattcatcttacatttaaaaatcaaagcattttcaattaacaaaatttataaaacaaagatgcatatacatatatttcagctagtttcatctcattgagtgtaatacgagtctgaacatattgtcgtcagccagttaat is a genomic window of Eurosta solidaginis isolate ZX-2024a chromosome 4, ASM4086904v1, whole genome shotgun sequence containing:
- the l(1)10Bb gene encoding protein BUD31 homolog translates to MTRFVSACHDGIRVCDLNMPKVRRSRKPPPDGWELIEPTLEELEQKMREAETEPHEGKRITESLWPIFKIHHQKSRYIYDLFYRRKAISRELYDYCLKEKIADANLIAKWKKSGYENLCCLRCIQTRDTNFGTNCICRVPKSKLEEGRIVECVHCGCRGCSG